ACCATGAACGACGCTCCGGAGAACGAGGATTCGGAATTTATGCCGCGTAATCGATATGAGCATACGTCCGTCACGTCGCTACAGCTTTCGCAACCGGTATAACCCTCACCACGATCCTCAAGCAACCGCGATCGCCACGTTTTAGAGACAACCCGATGCCTCTCTGCACCGATTTCTTGCAGTAGTAAGCCGTACAACCGTTGCGGCTGGTTCAAACCGGATACGGATCGCCTGTGAAGCTGATCCATTCCGGTCCATGGGAAATCGGGGCAAGCGATGGTCAATAATCATAATTCGATCCTATACATCGGGGTGCTATTTCTCGCCGCAGCACCGACCGCGATAGCCTCTGGAACGATTAGCAACGCCTTGTCGGCGCGATCGGCGGGCCGAGGCGGTACGAATCTCGCGTTCGCCGATAACGGTGTTCTGCTAATGGACAATACCGCAGGTCTCGAATCACTTGTGGGGCACGGATCGGGTCAGGATACCTATCTCGATTTTGGTGGTGTCGGATTGTTTACCGACATGAGCTATCAAGATGAAGACAACCCCAAAACCAACGCCTATGACAACCCTTCGGGACTAGGTCATCTCATGATTGGGCGGCGAATCAGTGAGGACATTGTCTTTGGATTTGGAGCGTTTGCACCGGCTGGATTTGCGTCCGACTATGACCTGCAAGGCCCGCCAACAACCCTGCCCGGTGAACACCACTATTACTCTTTCGGTGCTCTCGTTCGGCTTTTACCAGGGCTATCGCTACACTTAACCGATAGGCTAACGGTCGGGGGGACCTTTGGGATCGCCGTCAGTCATATCGAGATTGAGGGTCCATACTATTTGAATTCGTTGCCGCTACGTGGCACGCCCACGATCTTGGATCTGCAAAGTACTGGCCCCGCTTTGTCCTGGTCCTGCGGAATGCAATATGCACTCACCGACCGGACGACCATTGGCGCTCGCTACCAAAGTGAGAACGAATTCACCTCCACTGGAAAAGCCAATGTCGCCATTGCAGGCCTGGGCGACAGTGACTATGACGTGAACGTTGGATTGACCTGGGCTCGTTCGGCAGGAATCGGCATCAAACATGACGTCGATTCACGCAACCGATTGGCGATCGATTTCATTTGGGAAGATTGGTCCAATGCATACGATCGTGCCAATCTATCGTTCACCAACCCGAGCAATCCGCTCTTCGAGATGGTAGCGGGGCCAGCGATCGCGGAGGTATTTCCACTGCGTTGGAAAGACGCATTGATTGTCAGCAGCGGATACGAGCATGATTTCGGAGACGACAAAACGTTTCGTTTGGGATACCGATATCAAGACAATCCTGTACCATCCTCAACGGCGTCGACCTACTTACAAACGACGCTCGAGCATCATTTTTCCATTGGTTATGGCTTCCAACACTCCGGTTGGCAGATCGACACGGCGTACCAATATGCCTTCGCACCGGATGTTGATACGCAAACGAGTCTCTACCCCGGCGGAGATTACTCCAATGCCACTCTAAAGACGCAAACGCACATGGTTTTCCTAAGTGCGATGCGTCGTTTCTGATCCGCCACCATCCATCGCCAGTGCCACACCGGTTCAACGCTTGGTCATCTCCATGATGACGACGTTTTCGTTGTTCTCGGCAAAGATTCGAACCTCCGCCACGCTCGCTTGATCCAAGTCGTCGGCCAACATCATCATTTGGCCGCGGCTACGATAGATCAGATGCCAATCCATGTACATTTCCATATAGCCGACATCCCGAATTTCAGGCAAGAAGTTTGCGATAACCAAACGGCCGCCCGGTCGCACGTGATCGAACAAATTCGCTGTCAATCGTTTTGCCGTAGCATCTGTTAAATAGTCATAGAGCCCGGTTGTATAGATCAAATCAAACGTACCAAGGTCAAGTCGTCCGGTCAGCATCCGACGAATATTGGCGACCACCGCTTCGACGCCAAATCGGCCGTAAGCGTCACGGATTTCTTCGAGGCTCTCCGCGTCCGCATCCATCGCCACAAATCGCTCGAAGCGATTGCGACGGATCGCTGACGACAAACTTGCTTCACGAAGGTGTCCGGCGGCGACCGCGAGCACCTGTTGATCGGATTTTTCCCGCCCGATTCGGTCCAACATTTCCGCAACGTAGCAGCGGCGTTCACGCACGCCCGCCGATGCTGGCGCTCCGGTGGTGTATTGAAAGATTGCCGACCCCAATGCCGTGGCTTCGGGTTGTCCCCAAGCCTCTTCGCGACCATAGATATAGTCCATCATTACCGCGTCGCCCGCGTAACCGCGTGGTTTGTTGAAAGCCCGCGATGTAAAGGGATCCTGGTGTACGAGTTGGCAAAGAGAATGATTCCTTCCAAACCGGATCATCCCCTTCCATTGATCTTTGGTCGCCGTCTCTCGGATCGATCGAAGCCCACGAAACAACCGATCCACTGCGGCGTTGATATTGCCTGCGTTTGAATTTTCTCGGCTTAATTCAGAATGAACTTGATCGAGCAGATCCTTCAATTGAGAATGATCGGCGTCGGTGGACGATTCCAAATGACGGACCTTCGAAATTTCCGTGCCTACCGAATCCGTATTCGCTGGCCGTGGAAAACGACTCTCTGTTGCAATGCTCATCATGCATAGCCCCCGCTGCGAGATGATTGAATTAGAAATAGTGTGTGCCACTATGTTGCCTCGCGTCATTGCGAAGCACGATTGGCAGTATCCTTCTCTGTTGGAATCTGTCAAGCATTTGGCGGAGTGAAACCGGTTGGCCAAG
Above is a window of Novipirellula aureliae DNA encoding:
- a CDS encoding OmpP1/FadL family transporter yields the protein MVNNHNSILYIGVLFLAAAPTAIASGTISNALSARSAGRGGTNLAFADNGVLLMDNTAGLESLVGHGSGQDTYLDFGGVGLFTDMSYQDEDNPKTNAYDNPSGLGHLMIGRRISEDIVFGFGAFAPAGFASDYDLQGPPTTLPGEHHYYSFGALVRLLPGLSLHLTDRLTVGGTFGIAVSHIEIEGPYYLNSLPLRGTPTILDLQSTGPALSWSCGMQYALTDRTTIGARYQSENEFTSTGKANVAIAGLGDSDYDVNVGLTWARSAGIGIKHDVDSRNRLAIDFIWEDWSNAYDRANLSFTNPSNPLFEMVAGPAIAEVFPLRWKDALIVSSGYEHDFGDDKTFRLGYRYQDNPVPSSTASTYLQTTLEHHFSIGYGFQHSGWQIDTAYQYAFAPDVDTQTSLYPGGDYSNATLKTQTHMVFLSAMRRF
- a CDS encoding class I SAM-dependent methyltransferase, which codes for MMSIATESRFPRPANTDSVGTEISKVRHLESSTDADHSQLKDLLDQVHSELSRENSNAGNINAAVDRLFRGLRSIRETATKDQWKGMIRFGRNHSLCQLVHQDPFTSRAFNKPRGYAGDAVMMDYIYGREEAWGQPEATALGSAIFQYTTGAPASAGVRERRCYVAEMLDRIGREKSDQQVLAVAAGHLREASLSSAIRRNRFERFVAMDADAESLEEIRDAYGRFGVEAVVANIRRMLTGRLDLGTFDLIYTTGLYDYLTDATAKRLTANLFDHVRPGGRLVIANFLPEIRDVGYMEMYMDWHLIYRSRGQMMMLADDLDQASVAEVRIFAENNENVVIMEMTKR